In Streptomyces rapamycinicus NRRL 5491, the genomic stretch CGATCCGGAAGCAGGGGTCGAGGTTGGACATGGGCTCCTGGGGGACGTATCCGATCCCGTGGCCACGCAGCCGGTTCAGGGCGGCGGTGTCCATGCCCAGCAGGTCCTGTCCGTCGAAGGCCAGCCGCCCGGCCACCACCTCGGCGTCGTCCGGCAGCAGTCCGAGGACGGCGAACGCCGTCTGGCTCTTGCCCGATCCGGACTCGCCCACCAGGCCCAGGACTTCTCCGCGTGACACGGTGAGGCTCACCCCGTCGACCACCGTCCTGTCACCGCCGGGCCTCGGGTAGCCGACCCTCAGTCCCTCCACCGTGAGGAGGCGGTCGGCCGGTACGTCGGCGGCCGGTGCGCCGCCGCGCACAACGCGCTTGTGGCGCTTCTTCGCCGGGCTCCGGCGCTCGGTGGTGCCCAGCGCGTCGCGCACCGCGTTGCCCAGCAGACTCGACGCCAGGATGGTCAGGCCCATCGCGGCGCCCGGCCACACCAGCAGCACGGGCGCGTCGTAGACGTTGGTGAAGGCGTCGCCCAGCATCGCGCCCCAGCTGGCCTGGGACGCCTTGCCCAGACCGAGGAAGGCCAGCCCGGCCTGGATGCCGATCGCCACGGCGAACACCTGGGTCGCCTGGATGACCGACGGCGCGACCACCACGGGCAGCACATGGCGGCGCATGACGCGCCCGTCGCCGAGCCCCGAGACGCGGGCGGCGTCCACGTACAGCTCCTCGCGGACCGCGACCACGGACGCCCGGATGAGCCGGAAGACCATCGGGGCCATGATGACGCCCAGGACGACCATGGCCACGTTGAGGTCCTGCGAGACGGCGGCCATCACCACGAGCATCACGATGATGGCGGGCACGGCCATGATGACGTTGACGATCCAGCCGGCCACGGCGTCGAACCAGCCGCGGAAGAAGCCGCTGATCACACCGAGCGGCCCGCCGACGGCGAAGGCGACGAGAACGGCGAGGCCACCGCCCAGGAGGCTGGTGCGGCCCCCGTACAGCAGCCGCGAGAGCACATCCCGGCCGACACCGTCGGCGCCGAGCGGATGGGCGCCCGAGGCGGGCGCGAGGGTGTCCGCCATGACGCTGCGGTCGGGGGCATGGCCGGTGAACAGGGGCGCCGCCAGGCTCGCGACGACCACCAGGACCAGGACGGCCAGGCAGGCGGCGGCCAGCGGGTCGCGCAGCGTCCGGCGCAGGAGGTGGTCCCGCTTGGGGACCG encodes the following:
- a CDS encoding dipeptide/oligopeptide/nickel ABC transporter permease/ATP-binding protein, with amino-acid sequence MTAVESAPVPKRDHLLRRTLRDPLAAACLAVLVLVVVASLAAPLFTGHAPDRSVMADTLAPASGAHPLGADGVGRDVLSRLLYGGRTSLLGGGLAVLVAFAVGGPLGVISGFFRGWFDAVAGWIVNVIMAVPAIIVMLVVMAAVSQDLNVAMVVLGVIMAPMVFRLIRASVVAVREELYVDAARVSGLGDGRVMRRHVLPVVVAPSVIQATQVFAVAIGIQAGLAFLGLGKASQASWGAMLGDAFTNVYDAPVLLVWPGAAMGLTILASSLLGNAVRDALGTTERRSPAKKRHKRVVRGGAPAADVPADRLLTVEGLRVGYPRPGGDRTVVDGVSLTVSRGEVLGLVGESGSGKSQTAFAVLGLLPDDAEVVAGRLAFDGQDLLGMDTAALNRLRGHGIGYVPQEPMSNLDPCFRIGFQLVEPMRTHLGLSRAEARTRALGLLERVGIPDPERVFRAYPHQVSGGMAQRVLIAGAVSCDPRLLIADEPTTALDVTVQAEVLDLMRSLQQEHAMGMVLVTHDFGVVADICDRVAVMRGGRIVETAPMRQIFAAPGHPYTRTLLASTLDGGPVRGEPSGPPCADQPLKGVTS